The DNA segment TGCTTTATAGATGATTTTTCAAGGAAAGCACGTGTTATTTTCTTGTTGAAAAGTCCAAGCCTTCTACCATTTTAAATGCTTTAAAGTACTTGTGGAAAAGGAAACTGGTTTCTGATTAAGTGTTTGAGAATGCAGAGGAGGGGAATTCAACTCAGCAGAGTTCAATGACTACTGTAAGCAACAAGGAGTGAAGTGACAACTGACCACTGCTtatactccacaacaaaatggagtagcTGAGCGCAAGAATCGGACAGTAATGAACCTAGTGAGAGCGATGTTGGCGGAAAAGAACATACCCAAAGTTTATTGGCTTGAAGCTGTACAGTGGACATTTCATATCTTGAACAGATCGCCTACCTTGGCTGTTAAAGATATGACTCCAGAAGAAGTGTGGAGCGGTGAAAAGCCTACTGTGGATTATTTCAGAGTTTTTGGGTGCGTTGGATATGTTCACACACCAGATTCAAAGCgaacaaagcttgaagacaagagtGTGAGCTGCGTATTCTTTGGATTCAGCAATAAATCCAAAGGATACCGAATGTTTGATCCTATCAACAAGAGAATTGTTCTTAGTCGAGATGTGATTTTTGACGAAAATCAACCATGGGATTGGAGCAAAAAATCAACAAGAAGAACAGGAATTTGAATTGGAGTGGGGTGATAACATCAGTCAAATTGCAAGCGGAGAAGAGAATATTGTTGAACCAGAACCTGATGTTCATCCACCTCTGGAAGTCACTCCAGATGTCGAAAGAAATCTTGCAGCAAGGGAGGGCAGAACCCGACGTCCCCCTGAACGACTAACTGATTTTGTTTCAGGTGAAGGTCTATCTGAAGAAGATGAAGCAAATATGATGGCCTATCTTGTAATTTCAGATCCAACGAGCTATGAAGAAGCAGTGAaggagagaaaatggagattAGCCATGGATGAAGAAATAAGATCCATTGAGAAAAACAACACTTGGTGTCTGATGGAGTTACCAGCCGAAGCAAAGAAGGTCGGTGTGAAATGGATTTATAAAACAAAATTGAATGAGCATGGTGAGGTCGACAAATACAAAGCAAGACTTGTTGTAAAAGGGTACACCCAGCAATACGGAATAGATTATACTGAAGTATTCGCACCAGTGGCTAGAATGGAAACATTTCGAATGATTAAAGCTTTGGCAGCTCAAAAGGATGGAAATTACACGGTTGGATGTTAAATCGGCGTTCTTGCATGGAGAATTGGAAGAAAACGTTTATGTTGAACAGCCAAAAGGTTACGAAAAAAAAGGGTGTGAGCAAATGGTGTACAAATTAAGAAAGGCGCTCTATGGGTTAAAACAGGCACCCAGAGCCTGGTTTAGCCGTATAAAAGCTTATTTTCTGAAAGAAGGCTTCACAAACAGTTCTAACGAACAAACTCTGTTTGTCAAAAGGAGGGGAAAGAAAATTTTGATCGTGAGTATTTATGTGGATGACTTGTTATATACAGGTGATGATGAAGAGCTACTTGCAGAATTTAAATGCTCCATGGAGAAAGAATTCGACATGACAGATTTGGGACTGATGAAGTTTTTCCTTGGCATCGAAATTATCCAAAAAGATGATGGTATATTTATTTGTTAGAGGAAATATGCTGGCGAGGTCCTGCAACGGTTTGGAATGGAAAACCATAATCTTGTGAGCAATCCGATTGTTCATGGGCAACAAATTAGCAGGGATGAAGGAGGAGAAAAAACGGATGCAACCCAGTTTAAACAGATGGTGGGTAGTCTGATGTATCTCACAGCCACTCGACCTGATCTTATGTTTGTTGTAAGTCTCATAAGTCGTTTTATGGCCAATCCCACAAAGCTCCATCTTGCCGTCATAAAACGAGTGCTAAGATATCTAAAGGGCACAATAGATTATGGAGTATTTTACAGGAGGGGTGGAGAAAATTGCTTCGTGGGATTTACAGATAGCGATTATGCCGGTGACATGGTTGATAGCAAaagtacctctggatatgtgtttttATTAAGTGGAGGTGCTGTGGCATGGTCTTCACGCAAGCAACCTATTGTTACCTTGTCAACCATAGAGGCTGAGTTTGTAGCAGCTGCTGCTTGTGCTTGTCAGGCGATATGGATGAGAAGAGTACTAGAAGACATTGGCCAGTCACAAGAAGAGGCTACAATCTTAATGTGTGATAATGTTTCGACAATTAAATTATCGAAACATCCTGTCCTACATGGGCGCTCCAAGCATATAAGAGTAAGATTCCACTTTCTTAGAGATTTAGTCAAAGAAGGCATTGTTGATTTACAATTCTGTGGTACCAAAGATCAGCTAGCAGACTTAATGACTAAACCGCTCAAGTTAGATGCTTTCCAGAAGTTACGgcaaggactgggcatgagtactTATTCAGTTTTGAACTAATTCTTTTACAGAAGGAATAAGTTCAAGGGAGGGATTGTTAGTAGTTTGATTCAATCAATAAAGACCTATTCTACATGAGATATTTACTGCTGCTAGAAGTTATGaaagttttttttatttctatttctgCTGTAATCTTTAGCATATTTTACGATGATTCTGTTTTATGTGAAGGCTATATAATGCCTAACTATTGCACTAATAGGGATCACTTTGAAATCCAATTGCTCTGGTTTATTATTTCTCTTGTGAACCTTTACAAATTCTAAACTTTTAATCTTACTGTTTTGAACTTTAATAAATGAAGAAAGTGAAATTGAAAGGGCTACAAGAGGCCTTCTTCACCGCTTATGGTCCTAGCAAAATTAGTGAACCAGCACAAGACAAGTATGGGGAATATGTTGCTTCGATTTATAAACTATCTAACtttatttgtaaaataaaaatcatttaatttcaataggaatttaaattaaatttgtgaTATGatagttaaatatttttttaataccgTTAAAGATCAATGGGTTTGcattttttatcaattaatcaaattttttttatttaattaaattaatttcttaataaattagtcaattgatggttaaaattaaaatcaaatatataaaaaaattacatggtaattgataaaattaaaaaataattaactgaaattaaaaaaaaaaactccttaatgatttaatttattttaaattatttaagtttTATGAGAATGAAAGGTTAAGTtgttaaaatttcaataataatatatatataataaaatttcccttaaaaaaataaaaaaagctttgatttttatatcataaaaaatatgaaaattataacCAATCGTATGTTTGGTACGAGTGGtttggtatttttttttttaaataatgtcGAGTGTTTCAATCATTGTGAATAGATAAGAGTGAGATTAATCATAATCTATTAGATTAGGAATATTTGTGGAATAccaaaaaaatatgaaattatctaatttaaatataattttgattttaaaatttaattttccaTAAAACCtagctaaaatttaatttaaatttataaaagttacattgatcaaaaattaaaaaaaggttTTAAGATTAATGCTAACTTTCAACTATTTTGTGAATAAAATTAGCTAATTAATGGTCGTTAATGGAGAAATAAGAGGGATTTGACAATAAGAGGTAGCTGGATATATTTTATGTACTTTGGCTTTatttttttcatgaaaaataatttgtatataggGAAAAAAAATTTTCCGAAAAAATGGTTTCTGaaaaaatttttcattaaaatatttttcgttatttgattgtaatattaaattaataatatatatttatttcatataaatataagtattttcacgttttaataaaattattaaaatttagaaaattaaaaataactttttctTTTGACAAATAGAtatcattttatttaaaaatgacttaattttctttttgattgagaaaatatttttcattaactaACCTTTTTACTTCACCACCAAACACTATAAAATGTGGAAACAAATGAAgccttattttctttttttttttaataaaaaaaatttatttataaaataattgatagataagtaaattaatttgaaaatctttaatttttaattatagtgatttttataaaattaaattaaaattatttatcataaaaatattttgactgataaataaattaaatgcagGCACGCTAAATATTAAGTGTATCAATTAAAATGTgtctctaatttttaaattagatGATTATAAGtacttaaatataattttatctttaattataaaataaattaaaatacgaGAGTTTGTCTCAGTAAAataatttgaaattgaaattataCTGTTATAtaatgtaaattttcattttgccCTTTCACGAACGGTCCCACGTGGCGCATGGTCTTTCTGTCTCCTATGCATTTGAACGTCAGTTGTAGAAATGCGTAAGCTGATGGATCACACAATTTCCCTTCGCGTCAAAGTTAGAAAGGTGCAAATAGCTCTCAGTCTGCTCTTCAACTGCCCTAAGCAATTGACTTTACTACTCTTTCTCTAACGTCTGGTCTTAATTTATTATCGTCCTTCTCTGTCTTTCACatgtttctttctttctttatttatttctttttaagcGAATCTTGATTTGGAATGTTATAATCCaccttattttaaatatttttatttggatTTTTCATTTTGCTTTCAGTATATTTTCCCCCTTGTAATTCAATATTTGTTTCATCGGTGGAAAATATGGCGACAGATCCTGAGCAGCCCTCTGTCTCTTCTATCGAAAAGGTTCCatcttttttcttaattttcatttttttttatcagtTGTTGTCTGTTTGGTTGTTGGGAAAAATGGGGGAGAGGAAGAAAGTAAAATTGGATTTGAGATATCAAAGTTTGCTCTTTTAATGATCATTTCTAATGCACTACTGAGACATTCTATGTTTTTGCAATTTGTAGTGAGAAAAGTGTGCCAAAAGTCACCCCATTACCGTTACTCATTTATTGATTTTCTTATTATCTCAATTTTATATCAAAACTTACCCCAATGATTTCTCCGCAACCAAACATAGGTTGCTTGTTGTTTTGTTTTAGTGTTTTGAAATTGCTTCTATCGTGTTGAGAAGTTGTTGAATACATTAGTTTTTGTTAGGTAGGAAAGTCTTCAGGTGAAATTGGTGGTGCAGAGGAGCCTCTTCTTAATGGGGGCACTAGCTCAGAGAACTACTCAGTTCTTGCTGCAATTCTCCCGTGAGTTGCTACTTTTTATTATATTCTGGCTTTTCTTTGTTAAATTCTGTTGAGGAAAATAGCATATGCTTGCTAGGATACATTGTAAAAAATCTGGCAGTAAAATTAAGGATGGTTGTGTCATTTTATTTGATTCTTTTGGATTAACTTGATTTGTGAATTTGAAGCATTTTGGGTTGAAGTAAGTGAAAGGTTAGTTCTTTGGTTTTCaaaatattttagaattaatacaAGTGGTATATGCTGAATTTTGCGCATATCAAATGTAGAAATGTAGGAATGCATTTTAACTTTGTTAGTCTATTAAAGTTCTAAGCAATTCTTCATAGTTGAGGTTCACACTACGAGTCATCATTTTAACACTTGATGCATTCACTAGTAAGGATTTTCCTATAACTTTTACAAATAATGTTGCTTCTTGATACTTGGGGCCTTGCAAAAAAATCCTATTCATGCTTAAGAAGGGCCTTGTTGATTGCAGATTTCTATTTCCGGCTTTTGGAGGACTATTATATGGTTATGATATTGGTGCCACATCTTGTGCTACAATATCTATAGAGGTGAGCTTTTGATGAGTTATAAATAGTAGATGGAATCTTAGTTTTTGGTtaccctttttatttttctattttaatatTTTGTCTTACGTGTATACAGTATGGTGTATGGCCTCATGGATTAACAAATGTGTCATttagaatttcttttttttctatattaAAAAGAAACAGCAGTGATTCGTTGCCTACAATAAATTTTACTTAATGCTGGACCTGATGAAAAATATTGAGGCAGAAATATAGCGTGCTCCAGCAGAAATGTAACAAAAGCACTAGACTAAAGCTGTTAAAACTTTGATTTAGCTCATGCTTctaattttttgtatttttttgcaaatttgttATATCACCAAAGTATATTCATATGCATGCAAAATCCATGGACCATGTTGGGATTATAAATCCCACATTAGGAAAGTATAAAAATGAAAGGGTAAATATTAGTGTTTAGATTGTAATCTTGACTTGGCTAGTTATTTTGATATGTAAAGTAACCTAATAATTTATATAAGctcaaattaaaatgaattaatatgtAATTTACCTAGCACTCTCTCCAAATTTAACAGATCATTTAAAACTGtgattgaaattgtaaataatttcttccattttctaaACTTGTTAACCCTTTCTCTTCTCCTGCAGTCAGCCACAACAAGTGGAATTTCATGGTACAACTTGAATTCTGTGGAAATTGGGCTCATTGTGAGTTTCTAGTGATAATTTCTTCTTTGAACTGTTCATTCATGAGTCTTGGTTTTATTTCTATCTATTTCTCTACTTCTTTCGCCATTTCTTTGAATTATTGGTTTGTTTGAATGCTCAATAATTTAAAGCCAGATACTTGTTCTGTTTGAAATTAGTGGGTATTGGATTTTTACAGACCAGTGGCTCATTATATGGGGCATTGATTGGCTCTGTCTTGGCCTTTAATATTGCAGATTTTCTAGGTTAGTTATTTTACATTCTGAACTAGctacaaattaaaaattatgctaatttccttttcttaatgaatttgaaatgatgaattgaaggaagaagaagggaGTTGATTCTGGCTGCTTTGATATATCTTGTTGGAGCACTTGTGACAGCATTAGCACCTGATTTTGTTATCATGGTGATTGGACGTTTTATATTTGGTATTGGAATAGGATTGGTAAAACACTTCTTTCTCTTTTCCGTTACATCGTATGTTGGCCCTGAAATTTATGCATAATTATTCATATATCTGTAGCTTGTATTCACTCACATGTGTATGTTAAGAGCAAGAATAAAGTTCTTACTGCTTATACAAAATAAGATACTTTCAAATCTTTATTTTCATTaactcaactaaacttttatccaaaaaatttggggtcggctatatggattctctttctccactctaaatgattttgggttaaatcatcaGAAATGTAtcatgcttctaggtcatgttgtactactctcatctaagtcagtttaggtctaccccttctttgctttctatcctctaccctaatgtgctctacttgtctaactggagcctccgtacgtctacgcttcacatgaccaaaccacctcaatctcccttctctcaacttatcattAATTAGTacaactcctaccttttctctaaagtTTAGATAATTTCCAGATTCATTGTGTTCACTTATTTATCTTTATGCAATACATTTGAAATAAAGTTTCTTTGTGTTTAGGCAATGCATGCTGCGCCAATGTACATTGCTGAGACAGCTCCAAGTAAGATACGTGGTCGACTAATCTCTCTCAAAGAGTTCTTTATAGTCCTTGGGATGGTTGTAAGTTCTTCAATTTTGTTATGAGAACTTTGTGTTAACTTAGTCTTTAAATGCTTGTGCACCTTCAAAATCTACATTATGAAGCCTTTTCCCTATGTTAACTTCTATTGATTTTTGATAATGCTTGCGAAAAGTAAATGCCTAAATGTTGTGCAGGCAGGTTATGGAATTGGAAGCCTTTTGGTTGATACTGTAGCTGGTTGGAGATACATGTATGGAGCTAGTACTCCTTTGGCAGTGATCATGGGAATTGGGATGTGGTGGTTACCACCATCACCTAGATGGATACTATTATCCGCCATACAGGGCAAAGGCAATTTGCAGGAATTAAAAGAAACTGCAGTATGTTGCTTATGCCGACTCAGGGGTGAGGCTATTGGTGACAGTGCACCTGCCCAAGTAGAAGAAATTCTTAGCGAGTTGACTTTTGTTGGTGAAGAAAAAGAAGCTTCACTGGGGGAAATGTTCCGAGGAAAATGCTTGAAAGCCCTCACCATTGGTGCAGGATTAGTTCTTTTCCAACAGGTATCTTTGTTATCAGAAATGATAAGACATAATACTGAATTTGCAacgttttggattgtaaatggtCTACTTTCATGACAGATCACAGGGCAACCAAGTGTACTATATTACGCAGCCTCAATCTTTCAAGTATGTAGCTAGTATTAATTATAAATAGGCTACTAGATGATTATCAACGTAATATCATCTTCATGAGTGTTTAGAAGCAGTGCTCTTTCATCCTAATCCAATATGATCTGGTAGAGTGCAGGATTttctgcagcatctgatgcaacacgTGTTTCAATTCTACTTGGTTTGTTGAAGGTaggctcatttatttaatttttaaacttataaTAAATGTACGTTATCTGATGTCTGAAAAATTGGTGGGAAGAGttctcttgttttttttttttatctgattTTTTATGCTGAAATTGgtttatttaaatcaaatataatcACAAATCCTGAAcacttattgttgttgttgttgttgttgttgttatttctTCTTCATTTTGATAACTTATAATCATGTTTAGTTATACATAATTTAAGGTGCTGTATAAGTAATAAATCTAGGATATCCAAATTCCAAACTTACAGGCTTGCTGCTTGTTTGGCGCTATTAGTTCATTCTATGTTTGTGTGTTATGTGTGCATGTACACTTGTGTTCATGTGTTTTGCTTGTAAAAATGCTAAATAAATGCATATAAAAATTTTTGTTTTCAGTTCTTCCATGTTATCGAGTTTTCTCATGTTGGTATGAGAGAGGGAGATTGGGTAGGTCGCTGAGTAGCTGTCTATCTCCTTTGCTTTGAATGAATTTTTTTGATATACTGTGCCTTGCAAATTTCAATTTTCTAATTGTTATTTCAAAATACCCCCAAGTGTTTTTGACTACATTGTTCCTTTTCTTATAATTGATGCATAACCTGTTTTCAATTCGTAAGGCACTAAATGGCTCTTCTCTGGAAATATCTAACATGGACTTTTGCATCTGTAGTTGATCATGACAGGAACAGCTGTTCTTGTTGTTGATAGACTTGGACGGAGACCTTTACTGCTTGGTGGTGTCTCTGGGATGGTAATTGTTCTCTCAATCTTTTTCTCTTCACCACCCACTCAAATAATGTCTATTTCATTGTTTCTTAGCCTGCATGAAGTTAACACTTGTCTGCTTGCTAAAACTGGGAGGTCATTCTGTCTGATAGCATCATACTTTCCACTTGCTTGAATTTGGCTTATTTTATTGAATGAAAAGGAGTGAAGAAGGGATAGGCATCTAATTGTATGAACTAAACTAATCATAAGCAAGTCTTAGAAATTTAGTAACTATGCTGAAAAATATGCTTTATTTTTGCAACAGGTCATCTCTTTATTCCTTCTGGGGTCATATTATCTTTTCCTGGATGATGTACCGTTTGTGGCTGTAGTTGCACTGCTGTTGTATGTTGGATGTTATCAGGTAATCAAGATTTTCTTGCCACTTCTTAACTACATTTTTGTTCCAAAATTTTGTGCTTCAATGTGACTAATGTTTCTTAAGATATCTGTTTGAGTACTTGTGTTGATCGGTCTGATTTAGTATTAGATCTTGAGTTTACTTGTATATGCTGTACTTTGGTATTAGAAAGATACAACTGTCATAATCAAGATGCCATTGTAGGAAGAAATTACTGCACAATCATACAGAGCTTCTAATGAATAACTTTCTTAAGCAGGCCCTTTAAACTTATTAAGAAAGCATCAACATTACTATGTTTGTAGCTCCAGAATTTCCACTGTTAAGAAAAATGACAAATGCACATAATAAACGCATAAGAacaaactaaagtgaagaaactaagttaaatgaagcTACTTCATTAAATGTTATTTTAAAGTCTGGATGTCAACactaaatggcttaaacaaaagTCTATCTTTTTCAATCAAaattcaataactcatcaaagttCTACTTAGTCTATTTCTTTGTTGTTGTTGGGCTTCTGCAAGAAAACTGGTTGGGATAACAGTGTTATCCACCTCATATTATGTGAATTCTTCAATATTGGAATTATATGTCATGAAAGCTTTCTACGTCAATCGTCAGGGAAAATGTTAGCCATGTCATTAGTCTTTGGTGATTCTGTGATGTACCTGAACCTGAAATAGCAAAACCAAATACTGGTAGACTGGTAGTAGATATTAATGGGATACTCGTGTATGTCAATTATATCATGGCACCAGCTGGATATGGTGAGATAAAGGGAGGAAAATTTACTACCTCTCTTCTTGTTGTGCATTGTGTTTTCAAATATATCTTCTACTTTTGCCATCTGTATTTTTTGGTTATGAAATCAGTTTTGCAGTTATCCTTTGGTCCTATTGGTTGGCTGATGATTTCAGAGGTTTTCCCCTTACGCCTAAGAGGGAGAGGACTTAGTATAGCAGTGCTTGTGAATTTTGGTGCAAATGCAATCGTCACATTTGCATTTTCCCCTTTGAAGGTACTTAATTTGTAGCCTATTTATATACCCAGAAATGTTCCTTCTTTATGTCAGTTTACATATATCATATGTGTAAGCAATTAATCATTAGTAGAAAGTAATGGACTCAAATACTGCACTAGTCCTTTGATCCCAATATGTCATTTCAATGTTCCTTTCTTCGATGTTCAAGATCGCTTCTCCATTTTCATTAAATGATGATGATATATGACATTCCAAAATACTTCCTTTTGGCTGGATTAATTCCATTTTCCCAGTTAAGAATgagatattataaataatattgttAGTGCACTGTGTGCTACAAACAAAGCAATAAATGACTAACTTCAAAAGCTGGAATCGGTGGAAAGACTGTCGATTTGGGATGGTGGAACTAATAATGTTCATGCTTCTTCTAGAacatgttgaaaaaaaaaaaaattcattttctcAGCTTGAGTTTAGTCTGGTTATAGAATCTCATATTTTTTCATCCCAATAAGCAATGATATGAGGTTTTCAGTTTTAATTCTTCGTTCATTGTTGAAGTTCTTTCCTATTTTCGACATGAACTCCCGAAGTCATGTAGTTGAGCATTTCAGACAGTTATGTGGTGATGCTCTTATttgtttattattcctcctcctttCCTTCTGTCATGTTTTCTGCATATGGTGTTGTCCAAGACTCCTGGATGTTCGAATTTCTTCATTTCCTCTCACTCTAATCACATGGAAGAAAATTATTGGCATTTTTTGTTTTTCTGTTGCATCTTTATTTCTAGTTGAAGTTATACTTCAGCTCATTAAACTGCATATTCTTTATTAAATTCATGTCAAAATGGTAGTAATGGATCGTTCACTTTTGTTTACAGGCATGGTTGGGAGCTGGAATATTATTCTATGCATTCGGAGTAATAGCCGTGTTGTCGCTCGTTTTCATATTCTTCATTGTACCAGAGACCAAGGGGCTTACTCTCGAGGAAATCGAGGCCA comes from the Hevea brasiliensis isolate MT/VB/25A 57/8 chromosome 5, ASM3005281v1, whole genome shotgun sequence genome and includes:
- the LOC110667671 gene encoding D-xylose-proton symporter-like 2 isoform X1; its protein translation is MATDPEQPSVSSIEKVGKSSGEIGGAEEPLLNGGTSSENYSVLAAILPFLFPAFGGLLYGYDIGATSCATISIESATTSGISWYNLNSVEIGLITSGSLYGALIGSVLAFNIADFLGRRRELILAALIYLVGALVTALAPDFVIMVIGRFIFGIGIGLAMHAAPMYIAETAPSKIRGRLISLKEFFIVLGMVAGYGIGSLLVDTVAGWRYMYGASTPLAVIMGIGMWWLPPSPRWILLSAIQGKGNLQELKETAVCCLCRLRGEAIGDSAPAQVEEILSELTFVGEEKEASLGEMFRGKCLKALTIGAGLVLFQQITGQPSVLYYAASIFQSAGFSAASDATRVSILLGLLKLIMTGTAVLVVDRLGRRPLLLGGVSGMVISLFLLGSYYLFLDDVPFVAVVALLLYVGCYQLSFGPIGWLMISEVFPLRLRGRGLSIAVLVNFGANAIVTFAFSPLKAWLGAGILFYAFGVIAVLSLVFIFFIVPETKGLTLEEIEAKCL
- the LOC110667671 gene encoding D-xylose-proton symporter-like 2 isoform X2 translates to MVQLEFCGNWAHLGIGFLQTSGSLYGALIGSVLAFNIADFLGRRRELILAALIYLVGALVTALAPDFVIMVIGRFIFGIGIGLAMHAAPMYIAETAPSKIRGRLISLKEFFIVLGMVAGYGIGSLLVDTVAGWRYMYGASTPLAVIMGIGMWWLPPSPRWILLSAIQGKGNLQELKETAVCCLCRLRGEAIGDSAPAQVEEILSELTFVGEEKEASLGEMFRGKCLKALTIGAGLVLFQQITGQPSVLYYAASIFQSAGFSAASDATRVSILLGLLKLIMTGTAVLVVDRLGRRPLLLGGVSGMVISLFLLGSYYLFLDDVPFVAVVALLLYVGCYQLSFGPIGWLMISEVFPLRLRGRGLSIAVLVNFGANAIVTFAFSPLKAWLGAGILFYAFGVIAVLSLVFIFFIVPETKGLTLEEIEAKCL